A portion of the Tamandua tetradactyla isolate mTamTet1 chromosome 16, mTamTet1.pri, whole genome shotgun sequence genome contains these proteins:
- the CAPNS2 gene encoding calpain small subunit 2, with amino-acid sequence MFLAKAFLEGADRGLGEALGGLLRGGGQKGGGNIGGIVGGIVNFISEAAAAQYTPEPPPTQQHFTNVDTNESEEVRRFRQQFTQLAGPDMEVGATDLMNILNKVLSKHKDLKTDGFSLDTCRSIVSVMDSDTTGKLGFEEFKYLWNNIKKWQCVYKQYDRDHSGTLGRSQLQGALQAAGFQLNEQLYQMIVRRYADEDGSMDFNNFINCLVRLDAMFRAFKSLDRDADGLIQVSIQEWLQLTMYS; translated from the coding sequence ATGTTTCTGGCAAAGGCTTTTTTGGAAGGGGCAGATCGAGGTCTTGGAGAAGCTCTTGGAGGCCTTCTGAGAGGAGGTGGtcagaaaggaggaggaaatatTGGAGGGATAGTTGGAGGAATTGTGAATTTTATTAGTGAGGCTGCAGCCGCCCAATATACTCCAGAACCACCTCCTACTCAGCagcattttacaaatgtggaCACCAATGAAAGTGAGGAAGTTAGGCGGTTTCGGCAACAATTTACACAGCTGGCTGGACCGGACATGGAGGTGGGTGCCACTGACCTGATGAATATTCTCAACAAAGTCCTTTCTAAGCACAAGGATCTGAAGACTGATGGCTTCAGTCTTGACACCTGTCGAAGCATCGTATCTGTCATGGACAGTGACACAACTGGAAAGCTGGGCTTTGAAGAATTTAAGTATCTGTGGAACAACATCAAGAAATGGCAGTGTGTTTATAAGCAATATGACAGAGACCATTCCGGGACTCTGGGACGTTCTCAGTTGCAGGGGGCTCTGCAGGCAGCAGGCTTCCAGTTAAATGAACAACTTTACCAAATGATTGTCCGCCGATATGCAGATGAGGATGGAAGTATGGATTTTAACAACTTCATCAATTGCCTGGTTCGCCTGGATGCCATGTTTCGTGCCTTCAAGTCTCTGGATAGAGATGCAGATGGCTTAATTCAAGTGTCCATACAAGAATGGCTGCAACTGACCATGTATTCCTGA